One segment of Rhodanobacter thiooxydans DNA contains the following:
- the groL gene encoding chaperonin GroEL (60 kDa chaperone family; promotes refolding of misfolded polypeptides especially under stressful conditions; forms two stacked rings of heptamers to form a barrel-shaped 14mer; ends can be capped by GroES; misfolded proteins enter the barrel where they are refolded when GroES binds) — translation MSAKEVRFGEDARSRILKGVNTLANAVKVTLGPKGRNVVLEKSFGAPTITKDGVSVAKEIELADKYENLGAQIVKEAASKTSDVAGDGTTTATVLAQAFIQEGLKAVAAGINPMDLKRGIDKAVIAAVGELKKLSNPTANDKEIAQVGTISANSDTNIGDIIATAMKKVGKEGVITVEEGSGLDNELDVVEGMQFDRGYLSPYFINNQQSQQVELDDPYILIHDKKVSNVRELLPVLEAVAKAGKPLLIVAEEVEGEALATLVVNTIRGIVKVAAVKAPGFGDRRKAILEDIAILTNGQVVSEEVGLSLEKTTIGDLGRAKRVVITKENTTIIDGAGEAERIQSRIGQIKAQIEETSSDYDREKLQERVAKLAGGVAVIKVGAATEVEMKEKKARVEDALHATRAAVEEGVVPGGGVALIRALKAVEGLKGDNTDQDLGIAITRRALEAPLRAIVANAGEEPSVILNKVKEGKGNFGYNAASGEFGDMVEMGILDPTKVTRTALQHAASVAGLAITTEAIVAELPKKDEGHSHGGGGMGGGMGGMGGMDF, via the coding sequence ATGTCCGCTAAAGAAGTCCGTTTCGGCGAAGACGCCCGTTCGCGCATCCTCAAGGGCGTGAACACGCTCGCCAATGCCGTCAAGGTCACGCTGGGCCCGAAGGGCCGCAACGTCGTGCTCGAGAAGAGCTTCGGCGCCCCCACGATCACCAAGGACGGCGTGTCCGTCGCCAAGGAGATCGAGCTGGCCGACAAGTACGAGAACCTCGGCGCGCAGATCGTCAAGGAAGCCGCCTCCAAGACCTCCGACGTCGCCGGTGATGGCACCACCACCGCCACCGTGCTGGCGCAGGCGTTCATCCAGGAAGGCCTGAAGGCCGTCGCCGCGGGCATCAACCCGATGGACCTGAAGCGCGGCATCGACAAGGCGGTGATCGCCGCCGTGGGCGAGCTGAAGAAGCTGTCCAACCCCACCGCGAACGACAAGGAAATCGCCCAGGTCGGCACCATCTCGGCCAACTCCGATACCAACATCGGCGACATCATCGCCACCGCGATGAAGAAGGTCGGCAAGGAAGGCGTGATCACGGTCGAGGAAGGCTCGGGCCTGGACAATGAACTCGACGTGGTCGAGGGCATGCAGTTCGACCGCGGCTACCTGTCGCCGTACTTCATCAACAACCAGCAGAGCCAGCAGGTCGAGCTGGACGACCCGTACATCCTGATCCATGACAAGAAAGTGTCGAACGTGCGCGAGCTGCTGCCGGTGCTGGAAGCCGTCGCCAAGGCCGGCAAGCCGCTGCTGATCGTCGCCGAGGAAGTCGAGGGCGAGGCGCTGGCCACCCTGGTGGTCAACACCATCCGCGGCATCGTCAAGGTCGCCGCCGTCAAGGCGCCGGGCTTCGGCGACCGTCGCAAGGCGATCCTGGAAGACATCGCGATCCTCACCAATGGCCAGGTCGTGTCCGAGGAAGTCGGTCTGTCACTGGAGAAGACCACCATCGGTGACCTGGGCCGCGCCAAGCGCGTGGTGATCACCAAGGAAAACACCACCATCATCGACGGCGCCGGCGAAGCCGAGCGCATCCAGTCGCGCATCGGCCAGATCAAGGCGCAGATCGAGGAGACCTCCTCCGACTACGACCGCGAGAAGCTGCAGGAGCGCGTGGCCAAGCTGGCCGGCGGCGTGGCCGTGATCAAGGTCGGCGCCGCGACGGAAGTCGAGATGAAGGAAAAGAAGGCCCGCGTCGAAGACGCCCTGCACGCGACCCGTGCGGCCGTCGAAGAAGGCGTGGTGCCGGGCGGCGGCGTCGCGCTGATCCGCGCGCTGAAGGCGGTCGAAGGCCTGAAGGGCGACAACACCGACCAGGACCTGGGCATCGCGATCACCCGTCGCGCGCTGGAAGCGCCGCTGCGCGCGATCGTCGCCAACGCCGGCGAAGAGCCGTCCGTGATCCTCAACAAGGTCAAGGAAGGCAAGGGCAACTTCGGCTACAACGCCGCCAGCGGCGAGTTCGGCGACATGGTCGAGATGGGTATCCTGGACCCGACCAAGGTGACCCGCACGGCCCTGCAGCACGCCGCGTCGGTCGCCGGCCTGGCGATCACCACCGAGGCGATCGTCGCCGAGCTGCCGAAGAAGGACGAAGGCCACAGCCACGGCGGTGGCGGCATGGGCGGCGGCATGGGTGGCATGGGCGGCATGGATTTCTAA
- the cutA gene encoding divalent-cation tolerance protein CutA yields the protein MTPTDPATVLLCHCSCPDAASAQAIAEALVGERLAACVNRLPAVHSTYRWQGVVTCDSEELLLIKTTAGRFDALKTRLLELHPYELPELIAVPVQRGHTAYLDWVRAATGGTTQDC from the coding sequence ATGACCCCGACCGACCCTGCCACCGTCCTGCTTTGCCATTGCAGCTGCCCGGACGCCGCCAGCGCCCAGGCCATCGCCGAGGCGCTGGTCGGCGAGCGGCTGGCCGCCTGCGTCAACCGCCTGCCCGCCGTCCATTCCACCTATCGCTGGCAGGGCGTCGTGACATGCGACAGCGAGGAGCTGCTGCTGATCAAGACCACCGCCGGGCGCTTCGACGCGCTGAAAACCCGCCTGCTCGAACTGCACCCGTACGAACTGCCCGAATTGATCGCGGTGCCGGTGCAGCGCGGCCACACGGCCTACCTGGACTGGGTGCGCGCGGCGACCGGCGGGACGACGCAAGACTGCTGA
- a CDS encoding DMT family transporter, with the protein MKKTDYAVLLSLGALWGGSFLFMRLGAGAFGALPLAGLRAIGAALCFLPLLASRARLAEWRAHWRPIAVVGLTNSALPFVLFTFATRSLPAGLASIIDGMTPMFAALIGWLWLGQRLDAWRGAGLAIGFAGVIWLAEGSLALGPGAGVALLACVAATVLYGYAVHYTHLRLAGVTPLVVTVGSHMVAAGLLLPTTLLAWPAQAPPLQAWLAAAGLAVLCTALAYVMFFWVLARVGATRIMVIPYLIPAFGVLWGALLLGEPVSTRMLGGCAVILLGTALTTGLVRRRHVVPSLAIEEA; encoded by the coding sequence ATGAAGAAGACCGACTACGCCGTGCTGCTGTCGCTGGGCGCTCTGTGGGGCGGCTCGTTCCTGTTCATGCGGCTGGGTGCCGGCGCCTTCGGCGCGCTGCCGCTGGCCGGGTTACGCGCGATCGGCGCGGCGCTGTGCTTCCTGCCGCTGCTGGCCTCGCGCGCGCGGCTCGCCGAATGGCGGGCGCACTGGCGACCGATCGCCGTGGTCGGGCTGACCAACTCGGCGCTGCCGTTCGTGCTGTTCACCTTCGCCACGCGCAGCCTGCCGGCGGGCCTGGCCTCGATCATCGACGGCATGACGCCGATGTTCGCCGCGCTGATCGGCTGGCTGTGGCTGGGCCAGCGGCTGGATGCCTGGCGCGGCGCCGGGCTGGCGATCGGCTTCGCCGGCGTCATCTGGCTAGCCGAGGGCAGCCTCGCGTTGGGGCCGGGCGCGGGCGTGGCGCTGCTAGCCTGCGTGGCCGCCACCGTGCTGTACGGCTATGCGGTGCATTACACCCACCTGCGGCTGGCGGGGGTGACACCGCTGGTGGTGACGGTCGGCAGCCATATGGTCGCCGCGGGGCTGCTGTTGCCGACGACGCTGCTGGCGTGGCCGGCACAGGCACCGCCGCTGCAGGCATGGCTGGCCGCCGCGGGGCTGGCCGTGCTGTGCACGGCGCTGGCCTATGTGATGTTCTTCTGGGTGCTGGCGCGGGTCGGCGCGACGCGCATCATGGTGATTCCCTACCTGATCCCGGCGTTCGGCGTGCTGTGGGGCGCGCTGCTGCTCGGCGAGCCGGTGAGCACCCGTATGCTCGGCGGCTGCGCGGTGATCCTGCTGGGCACCGCGCTCACCACCGGACTGGTGCGCAGGCGCCACGTGGTGCCCTCACTGGCGATTGAGGAGGCATAA
- a CDS encoding co-chaperone GroES encodes MSTLRPLHDRVIVKRLEEERVSAGGIVIPDSATEKPTRGKVVAAGTGLIMSDGKVRPMSLKAGDVVLFGKYAGQEIKIDGEELVFLKEDDIVAVIEG; translated from the coding sequence ATGAGCACACTGCGTCCGTTGCATGATCGCGTCATCGTCAAGCGTCTAGAAGAAGAGCGCGTTTCCGCCGGCGGCATCGTCATCCCCGACAGCGCCACCGAGAAGCCGACCCGCGGCAAGGTCGTCGCCGCCGGCACCGGCCTGATCATGAGCGACGGCAAGGTGCGCCCGATGTCGCTGAAGGCCGGCGACGTGGTGCTGTTCGGCAAGTACGCCGGCCAGGAAATCAAGATCGACGGCGAAGAGCTGGTCTTCCTGAAGGAAGACGACATCGTGGCGGTGATCGAGGGCTGA